From Solibacillus sp. FSL W7-1464:
CTATTGGTACAACTGGGCAATTACAATTGCAGCTGAAATAGCGGCTGTTTCGTTAATTATGAAATACTGGTTCCCGGACAGTTCATCAATTTTATGGACAATCTTATTTATCATAGTCGTTTTATCTTTTAACTTAGCATCTGTAAAAGCTTTCGGTGAAGCGGAATACTGGTTTGCGATGATTAAAGTCGCGACGGTAATTGTCTTCATCATTGTCAGCTTCCTGATGATTTTCGGGATTTTAGGCGGGAACGATCCGGTCGGCTTCACGAACTTCGTGAAAGACGACGCACCATTTAATGGCGGCTTCCTGGCACTGTTCGGTATTTTCCTAGCTGCCGGATTCTCATTCCAAGGTACGGAAATGCTTGGGGTAACGGCAGGGGAAACAGATGACCCGGCCAAAAACATTCCAAAAGCTGTACGTTCAGTATTCTGGCGTATTTTACTGTTTTATATTTTCGCAATCGGTGCAATCGGATTGCTTATTCCGTATACGGATTCACGTCTTTTATCAGAAGATATTGCGACAAGTCCGTTTACTTTAGTATTTGAAAACTTAGGTGTGGCGTTTGCGGCATCTGTTATGAACGCGATCATTTTAACGGCGATGCTATCTGCAGGGAACTCAGGGTTATATGCAGCAAGTCGTATGCTTTATCAGTTGGCGGTAGACGGAAAAGCGCCGAAACTGTTTATGAAAGTAACGAAGCGCGGTATTCCGATGTATGCACTCTTAGCAACATTGGCAGTCGGTTCATTAGCATTCCTCGCATCGTTTTTCGGTGACGGAGTAGTATATATTTGGCTGTTAAATGCTTCCGGTATGTCCGGCTTCATCGCCTGGCTCGGCATTGCAATCAGTCATTACCGATTCCGTCGTGCATATGTCGCACAAGGACATTCACTGAGTGATTTACCGTATGTATCGAAATTCTTCCCATTCGGTCCACTATTTGCGTTTGCCCTATGTATGATTGTCGTGCTAGGCCAAAACTATATGGCGTTCATGGGCGGAACGATTGACTGGTACGGTGTTGTCGTTTCATATATCGGCTTACCACTGTTTGCCGCTTTATGGTTTGGCTACAAATTTAAACACAAAACAAAAATCGTTCCTTTAAAGGACTGCGATTTATCGAATGAATAATTTCTGAAACGCAATGGGAGCTTACAGGCTTATATTGCGTTTTTTATTTATGAGAATTATTTGTTCTGAAGTGAAATAATTTACTCAAGTATGCTGGCTGTAAGAGTGGTATTATAGAAGAAACAAAAAATGAGTAACACTGAAGAATAAGGAAGTGAAAGCATGCCTATTTCAAAAGGTTTCTATAAAAAAGTATATCCGTGGTTAATAGGGGAAGAGAGCCAAGATGTATTGTACCGACCGTTCCTTACAAAGGGAAACCCGTACAAATCCCGAATTTTTCTGGTAAGTTCGCATGCCGTACCGCTATTTAAAATAGAAGGCCAAAGCGAGCAGACTTTTGCGGAGTCATTAGTGAACAGAGAGCTTTTCCACGACCTATATTTAAGTGAAATTAAAGGAGCACCCCGAGAGTTCAAAGGCTCGTTACAGTTTGAAAATTGGCTTGAAAAGCAGCATCAGGAACCGCTCATCTATACATCATTGAATACGTATCAGCTGGCATCAGCGGATGAAGCGAAAGTTGCCAAAAAAGAGGATACCGCTAATTATGAGCGAGGAAATGCCATTTTCAATGAAGTAATGGATGAATTTCAGCCGGAAATCATTGTTTTGCAGGGGACTGCCGCATACGAGCAATTCAAAGCGCGGTATGCCGGTCGGTTAGCCATTTTTAACGAAGATGTGACAAAAGTACAATTGTTGGAACAGGCCGGCCCATTCGCGGAGATGGTGTATGAAGATGGCAAAAAAGTGTCGATTTTTGTTACCCGCAGCATGAGCTACTTCGGCAAGGACGGTTCGAAGTTCGAACAATTTAAAGAGAATTTAGCTAAAATCTTAGAAAATAATGCCTAGAACCGAACATTATACTGAATAATATTTACATTTTAACTAAATTTCCGAAAAATAAGAATAATTTAATTATTTAAATGTTATTGCAAACTATCATTTCCATGATTATAATTGGAACATTCATATTGTTAAATTAAATATTCGCCACTCATATAATAGCAAGGATAAGGCTTGCAAGTTTCTACCGGTTTACCGTAAATAAACCGACTATGGGTGAAGCATGCTTGATGAATGTATTTGTCCAATTATTATAGATTTGTACAATACATTTATTATTACTTTTGAACTTACTCGGAAGTCTTGCTCCACTCATCGTAGGGAGCTTGCCTTTCGAGTTTTTTGTTATCTTCATTCAGCAGCTGCTGAATGAAGATAAGCCTCTGGCAGATGTCACAGATTTTTTAAAGGAAACTTTTTGAGTAAACTCAAAAAAATCTTGACGCAATTACGCCAAGGCGTAATTGATTAAATTAGGAAAGGAGCTTTTATCATGAAGCTTTTAAAGGAAAAAATAGAAAAAGAGGGCCAAGTACTTTCAGATACAGTATTAAAGGTTGATTCGTTTTTAAATCATCAGATTGACCCGTTGTTAATGAAGGAAATCGGCGACGAATTTGCGAAGCGTTTCTCGGACCAGATCATTACGAAAGTATTGACGATCGAATCATCCGGTATTGCACCTTCCACTTTTTTAGGACTGACACTAGGTGCACCAGTTGTCTTTGCCCGTAAACGCAAATCGCTTACTTTGACGGACAACCTGTACACATCAAAAGTACACTCATTCACGAAAAACGAGACAAATGAAATCTCAGTATCGAATAAGTTTATTACCGCAGATGATAATGTCGTGATCATTGATGACTTTTTAGCGAATGGCGAAGCTTTGAAAGGCTTAATCGACATTGCGAATCAGGCAGGTGCAACAATTGTCGGTGCCGGCATCGTAATTGAAAAAGGTTTCCAAGAAGGCGGGAAAATTTTACGCGAGCAAGGACTGCGCATCGAATCATTGGCAAATATTAAATCATTGGCAAACGGCAAAGTAGAATTTTACGATTAATTTAGCAGCTCATATTTTAAAAAGGTAATACGTTCAGACGATGTAAATTGACTCAGCAAGAGTACACATATATTGGAGGAAAACTTTTTATGAATAACACGAAAGCAACCATGCTTGGAATTCAGCATTTGTTGGCAATGTATGCAGGAGCCATTTTAGTACCGTTAATTATTGGTGGGGCATTAGGGTTCAGTTCAGCACAAATGACATATTTAGTAGCAATCGATATTTTCATGTGTGGAGTAGCAACACTGTTCCAAGTATGGAAGGGGAAAGTAATCGGCATTGGTTTACCTGTTGTATTAGGCTGTACATTTACAGCGGTAAGTCCGATTATCGCAATCGGTTCTGGCGGCGGCTTAGGTGATATTTACGGAGCGATTATCGCATCGGGTATTATCATCGTATTAATCGGTGGTCTTTTCGGGAAATTAATTAAATTCTTCCCGCCTGTTGTAACAGGTTCGGTTGTAACAATTATCGGAATCAGCTTAATTCCAGTAGCTATCAACAATATGGCTGGCGGACAAGGGGCAGCAGACTTTGCATCAGGGTCAAATGTGGCGTTAGCGTTTATTACGTTATTAATTATTTTAGTAATTTACCGCTTCACAGTTGGTTTCGTTCGTGCGATTGCCATTTTACTAGGTATGGTGTCAGGTACAGTGATCGGTATTTTCATGGGCAAAGTAGATTTTGCTCCAGTTGCCGAAGCATCTTGGCTTCACATTATGCAACCATTCTACTTAGCAACACCGACATTCAATGCTTCCGCTATTTTAACGATGACATTGGTGGCAATGGTATCACTAGTGGAATCAACAGGTGTGTACTATGCATTAAGTGATATTACAAAAAAAGATTTAACTTCAAATGATTTATCAAAAGGGTACCGTGCAGAAGGACTGGCATCGATCATCGGTGGTATTTTCAACGCATTCCCGTACACAACATTCTCGCAAAACGTGGGACTGATCCAAATGTCAGGCGTACGCGACCGCAAAGTAATCTTCATCACGGGCGGTATGCTGGTAGCACTTGGATTCCTGCCAAAACTTGCGGCATTAACAACAATCATTCCAACACCTGTACTTGGTGCAGCGATGTTGGCAATGTTCGGTATGGTTATTACACAAGGTGTTAGAATGCTGGCACCGGAAATCGCAAAATCAATGGAAAACGCAATGGTCGCAGCACTAGGCGTCGGTCTAGGAATCGGCGTTGCTACAGTACCAGGAATTTTCGAAAACCTACCATCTTGGATGTCGATTTTAACTTCGAACGGGATTGTAGCAGGGTCTGTAACAGCGATTTTCCTGAATGTTTTGTTTAATATGATCGGGACGAAGCGTGTTGATCCGATGCATGTGATGGAGTAGGAAGAGCAAGGAATAATACAGGGGAAAAATAATCCTCCAGAAAAGTTGGGTAGATAGCTTTTCTGGGGGATTTTCAATTCTATTTTTATCTTGATTTGGGAAGTGTATATTCTAGTTCATGCAACACATTTTTATGAATTGTATTAAATTATCATAATTAGTGTATGACCGGTGTGGGAAATCAAAGCTAAATCTCAATTAAATTTTGTTCTATAATTAAATCTGGAAGGCTATAATCAGGCGTTTTATTATCATTTGGGAGTGGGAGGAGGCCAGGTGCATATATTACCTTACTCCCACCGCTAGAAGAATAAGAGTTAACGATTATGACTCCTTTAAGTTCACCATCAAGATGTTCAAGGTGTGCATTTGGCGCTAAAATATACTTCCCAGTAGTTCCACTACTACCACCTACACTTATGTGCGTGCCGCCTGATATTATATTTCCTGATATAGACATACCATTATTTAATTCAAAATTAGAGGATTGAATATATAAAGAAGCGGCAATCAGTTGGCTATTATTATTTATTGTCGGGGTACTACTGCCAGCATAATAAATATTTATATTTTCCGGTTTTTTGTCTGGAGTGTTGAGCGGACCCCTAATTGTCATTTGATTTTCCACGTATATATTCAACGTCCCGGAACCGATTATTTCTATACTGCCCGATGAACCTAACGAAAAATTATTTTCAACTAGTAAATTAACATGATTGTTGCCGATATCAATTTTAATACTCCTGCCATCTGGAATAATAAAGTCTTTAAACTTTGCGTCTTCTTTCAGTAAATAATTACTTTTAGAGTTCCAATCAGCCGTAAAAGCGCCATTATTCAATATAAAATCACTAGGGTAATTAACACTCTTTAAAGCTTCCATAGTATCTGTAGGGAATTCTGGAAGTGAATATTCAGCAACTTCTACACTTTTTACTCTGTCTTCAGCAATGATTTTATTCCCGTTCAGTGAATTTGTCCCTTTTATAAAATTTTCTGGGGCAACTCCGACTATCCCAGTAATATTCACACCATCATTGTTATTCATTATAACTTTTCCATTTGAAGAGGAAACACTACCATTGATTGTAGCCCCTCCTTTTAGAAAAATATCTCCCTTTGCCTGTACTGCTAAATCCGGCAAGTTTATGGGAGGAAGTCCTCCACCATATAAAAATTTTAAATCTATAATAACTTCTATAGATTGCGAAACGGTACGTTTATTTGACTTTCTATCTGCAAAAAAACCTGTTGATTCAATGTTAATAGTTAATGGGTTTGTTTCCTCGACTGTTGCAGTGATTTCTGCATAAGGCTTAACTGAGTTCTGCAATTCGAAGCTGTCAAATTCTCTTGGTTTGATAGTTGGTGGATCTTCAGCTGATGTGTATCTTTTTCCAATATCATCAATTATTTTATTTATAAAAAAGGATTTGTAGTAGTCATCATTTTCAAAGATGTTACTATCTAAGTTAGATTTATGCTCTTTACCTGTTTCAACGTAAGCATTTGTTATTAACTCATTAATCTCTTCTTTTTCATAGTTAAGACCTGCCTCGGCGATATAAAATATAGCCTGATTAACCTCTTCATATTTCGAAGTTTTTAGCGAGTTAACATTCATTGTTAACAAACCCAAACCAATAACAGAGATAAGTGCAGTGGTGAAAATAACCAGTAACATTGCATAACCATTATCTTGTCGTAAATGTTTCATAATCAGTTACCACCTTCACCTTTTCTAAAATGAATTTCAGTACTTTGACCCTCTGAGCAATCACTTGTATTAGATAATTTAATTGAGATGACGCCATTAGCAGTAAATTCTGTACAACCTATACCATCTGTAATTAATTCAATTTTTTCTCCAACTTCTTTTATTAGTTGAGTACCTTCTAAAGAATAGGTTACCACACTACCATCGGGGAATTCTAACTCTAGTTTCTTGTCAATAATGTCAGCATTTTTAGAGCGACGAATATCCTTGGTTACTACCTTCAATGCATAAGTAACATCATTAAGACTAGCTGTTTCTCTTGTTTGTTTTACTTGTTGCGTAACGCTCAAGTGAATAATACTAAAAACTAAAACAGCTATAATTGATGTGATTACTGTGACAGCTAGAATTTCAATTAAAGTCATGCCACGGGTGTTTTTTATTAATGATTTCATGGATAAACACCCCAACGGAAAATAGATTCCATAGTTACAGAATTTAAACCATTTTCTTTAGGTACATTTACTATTACATTGACTAAATTATGGTATTTATTATTTACAGCTAATTGAACATAATGTTCTTCATTACTGACGGATAAGAATTTTTTACACTTATTTTTACAAGCAGTATCTGTTGGATCATAGATGAATTCCATATTATTTAAAGTAACTTGAGTATTGTTGGGGTCTATTAACCATTCGAGACTGCTAGCTGAGATAAACCCGTACAGCTCCTCCATTTCTTTCTGTGCCATATAAGTAGCATCTACAATTGATTCAGAA
This genomic window contains:
- a CDS encoding xanthine phosphoribosyltransferase, whose product is MKLLKEKIEKEGQVLSDTVLKVDSFLNHQIDPLLMKEIGDEFAKRFSDQIITKVLTIESSGIAPSTFLGLTLGAPVVFARKRKSLTLTDNLYTSKVHSFTKNETNEISVSNKFITADDNVVIIDDFLANGEALKGLIDIANQAGATIVGAGIVIEKGFQEGGKILREQGLRIESLANIKSLANGKVEFYD
- a CDS encoding DUF7305 domain-containing protein, with translation MKHLRQDNGYAMLLVIFTTALISVIGLGLLTMNVNSLKTSKYEEVNQAIFYIAEAGLNYEKEEINELITNAYVETGKEHKSNLDSNIFENDDYYKSFFINKIIDDIGKRYTSAEDPPTIKPREFDSFELQNSVKPYAEITATVEETNPLTINIESTGFFADRKSNKRTVSQSIEVIIDLKFLYGGGLPPINLPDLAVQAKGDIFLKGGATINGSVSSSNGKVIMNNNDGVNITGIVGVAPENFIKGTNSLNGNKIIAEDRVKSVEVAEYSLPEFPTDTMEALKSVNYPSDFILNNGAFTADWNSKSNYLLKEDAKFKDFIIPDGRSIKIDIGNNHVNLLVENNFSLGSSGSIEIIGSGTLNIYVENQMTIRGPLNTPDKKPENINIYYAGSSTPTINNNSQLIAASLYIQSSNFELNNGMSISGNIISGGTHISVGGSSGTTGKYILAPNAHLEHLDGELKGVIIVNSYSSSGGSKVIYAPGLLPLPNDNKTPDYSLPDLIIEQNLIEI
- a CDS encoding RNA 2'-phosphotransferase, which codes for MPISKGFYKKVYPWLIGEESQDVLYRPFLTKGNPYKSRIFLVSSHAVPLFKIEGQSEQTFAESLVNRELFHDLYLSEIKGAPREFKGSLQFENWLEKQHQEPLIYTSLNTYQLASADEAKVAKKEDTANYERGNAIFNEVMDEFQPEIIVLQGTAAYEQFKARYAGRLAIFNEDVTKVQLLEQAGPFAEMVYEDGKKVSIFVTRSMSYFGKDGSKFEQFKENLAKILENNA
- a CDS encoding type IV pilus modification PilV family protein, whose product is MRLLKEECGISLVEVVASLVLITIILISFFSFFIQSKKTHVTSESIVDATYMAQKEMEELYGFISASSLEWLIDPNNTQVTLNNMEFIYDPTDTACKNKCKKFLSVSNEEHYVQLAVNNKYHNLVNVIVNVPKENGLNSVTMESIFRWGVYP
- a CDS encoding PulJ/GspJ family protein; protein product: MKSLIKNTRGMTLIEILAVTVITSIIAVLVFSIIHLSVTQQVKQTRETASLNDVTYALKVVTKDIRRSKNADIIDKKLELEFPDGSVVTYSLEGTQLIKEVGEKIELITDGIGCTEFTANGVISIKLSNTSDCSEGQSTEIHFRKGEGGN
- a CDS encoding amino acid permease — protein: MSEIKIDQLGNKSGLKKSLKSRHVTMISLGGTIGTGLFLASGGAIAQAGPGGALLAYALIGVMVYFLMTSLGEMAAYMPTSGSFSTYATKFVDPALGFALGWNYWYNWAITIAAEIAAVSLIMKYWFPDSSSILWTILFIIVVLSFNLASVKAFGEAEYWFAMIKVATVIVFIIVSFLMIFGILGGNDPVGFTNFVKDDAPFNGGFLALFGIFLAAGFSFQGTEMLGVTAGETDDPAKNIPKAVRSVFWRILLFYIFAIGAIGLLIPYTDSRLLSEDIATSPFTLVFENLGVAFAASVMNAIILTAMLSAGNSGLYAASRMLYQLAVDGKAPKLFMKVTKRGIPMYALLATLAVGSLAFLASFFGDGVVYIWLLNASGMSGFIAWLGIAISHYRFRRAYVAQGHSLSDLPYVSKFFPFGPLFAFALCMIVVLGQNYMAFMGGTIDWYGVVVSYIGLPLFAALWFGYKFKHKTKIVPLKDCDLSNE
- a CDS encoding nucleobase:cation symporter-2 family protein, whose protein sequence is MNNTKATMLGIQHLLAMYAGAILVPLIIGGALGFSSAQMTYLVAIDIFMCGVATLFQVWKGKVIGIGLPVVLGCTFTAVSPIIAIGSGGGLGDIYGAIIASGIIIVLIGGLFGKLIKFFPPVVTGSVVTIIGISLIPVAINNMAGGQGAADFASGSNVALAFITLLIILVIYRFTVGFVRAIAILLGMVSGTVIGIFMGKVDFAPVAEASWLHIMQPFYLATPTFNASAILTMTLVAMVSLVESTGVYYALSDITKKDLTSNDLSKGYRAEGLASIIGGIFNAFPYTTFSQNVGLIQMSGVRDRKVIFITGGMLVALGFLPKLAALTTIIPTPVLGAAMLAMFGMVITQGVRMLAPEIAKSMENAMVAALGVGLGIGVATVPGIFENLPSWMSILTSNGIVAGSVTAIFLNVLFNMIGTKRVDPMHVME